The proteins below are encoded in one region of Bacteroides uniformis:
- a CDS encoding RagB/SusD family nutrient uptake outer membrane protein, translating into MKRIFTIVVLIASLVFTSCEDFLTEDVRGQLNVDTYYKSIEECESAVTSCYQAMTYGGWWQINTVWLLSEMCGDDAWMGNTSQSQSDYISLAHYQGNGASNGPISNFWQYRYKGILRCNIAIDRIAALETQETETRDRLVAEARFLRGYYYFELVRNFGGVPLMTSFQMPEEVEGTERATAEAVYKFIEDDLMAAAEILPQRSTAQVGHATRGAALGLLGKVYLYQEKWQAAHDVLKTVIDEGEYQLLPDFGQVWNVDYDNSAESLLEIQYEYHPTLGLGGALATVTGARNGPGDGWSWCQPTANLEQAYIEAGDTERLKWTIIKSGCTEIAGEDQFEDFIDASKALNKYQEYLDKYGWDPNCYIINPADHKSARIIRKYFLPMKYRAQGDATAYATDKSPLNHRILRYADVLLMYAEACNELGDDASARDALNQVRRRAKLDDVTASGKALQSAIRLERRLELAFEQNRLYDIRRWTDTNGKKVISNILGPNGSFVKWNTEEATRDALEWENQGEASDKGITFNENRDMVFPIPLYEITMSNGSITQNPGWN; encoded by the coding sequence ATGAAACGAATATTTACAATAGTAGTTCTGATTGCTTCGCTGGTGTTTACCTCTTGCGAGGACTTCCTGACCGAAGACGTACGCGGGCAATTGAACGTGGACACTTATTATAAGTCCATAGAAGAGTGTGAATCCGCAGTCACGAGCTGTTATCAGGCCATGACATATGGAGGATGGTGGCAAATCAACACCGTGTGGTTACTTTCCGAAATGTGTGGAGATGATGCCTGGATGGGGAATACCTCTCAGTCTCAGAGTGATTATATCTCATTGGCACATTATCAGGGAAACGGTGCCAGCAATGGTCCTATCTCCAATTTTTGGCAGTACCGTTACAAAGGTATTTTACGTTGTAACATAGCCATAGATCGCATTGCGGCTCTCGAAACCCAAGAGACAGAAACCAGAGACCGTCTGGTGGCAGAAGCCCGTTTCCTGCGTGGCTACTATTACTTCGAACTGGTGAGAAATTTTGGCGGGGTGCCCTTGATGACCAGTTTCCAAATGCCGGAAGAAGTGGAGGGAACAGAACGTGCTACGGCAGAAGCCGTGTACAAATTCATAGAGGATGACCTGATGGCAGCTGCCGAAATACTGCCGCAACGCAGTACTGCGCAAGTAGGGCATGCTACCCGTGGCGCCGCTTTAGGATTATTGGGTAAAGTGTACCTCTATCAGGAGAAATGGCAGGCTGCCCATGATGTGTTGAAGACTGTGATAGATGAAGGCGAATACCAATTGCTTCCCGATTTCGGGCAGGTATGGAATGTCGACTATGACAACAGTGCGGAGAGCCTTCTGGAAATCCAGTATGAATATCATCCCACTTTGGGCTTAGGAGGGGCGCTTGCTACGGTAACCGGTGCCCGTAATGGTCCTGGTGATGGTTGGAGCTGGTGTCAGCCTACGGCAAATTTGGAGCAAGCTTATATTGAGGCCGGTGATACGGAACGTTTGAAATGGACAATAATCAAGTCGGGCTGTACAGAAATTGCCGGCGAAGACCAATTCGAAGATTTCATTGACGCAAGCAAAGCGTTGAATAAGTATCAGGAATATCTTGATAAATATGGTTGGGACCCCAATTGCTATATTATCAATCCCGCTGACCATAAGTCTGCGCGTATCATCCGCAAGTATTTCCTGCCGATGAAATATCGTGCTCAAGGCGATGCAACGGCTTACGCCACGGACAAGAGTCCTTTGAATCACCGTATTCTGCGTTATGCCGATGTCCTTTTAATGTATGCTGAGGCTTGCAATGAACTGGGTGATGACGCTTCTGCCCGTGATGCTCTCAATCAGGTGCGCAGACGTGCCAAGTTGGATGACGTTACGGCAAGTGGAAAGGCATTGCAAAGTGCCATTCGCCTGGAGCGCCGTTTGGAATTGGCTTTCGAGCAGAACCGTCTGTATGATATCCGCCGCTGGACTGATACAAATGGTAAAAAGGTGATTAGCAATATCCTGGGACCGAACGGTTCCTTTGTGAAGTGGAACACTGAAGAGGCTACCCGTGACGCTCTTGAGTGGGAAAATCAAGGTGAAGCAAGTGACAAAGGCATCACTTTCAATGAAAACCGCGACATGGTGTTCCCCATTCCTTTGTACGAAATCACGATGTCCAACGGTTCCATTACCCAGAACCCGGGTTGGAATTAA